In Deinococcus sedimenti, a single genomic region encodes these proteins:
- a CDS encoding CAP domain-containing protein, with amino-acid sequence MFTALTRRTLTAALLAVTLPAAAAQGGEVFRVGYSASGDRLAPLTVTLRATTPAGHRVQWTFGDGQNATGEQISHTYYRPGTYQIEVSLIDPQGRVISRADIPLQVLGSGGERADLTVLHAADGTVRLSGLGSVVYRPGPVRVLLNGREINGPQRLGTGTNTAAAVAITSAGQNVQRQLTLTHAPMTVSAAFDSEVLRLTNQARAQGWNCDTKRPGGPGLPPLKGHLTLDVAAEAQSAGMALYGYFDHTSTLDGSSPMRRVQAAGMTPTSVAENIAAGQQTPKEVVDAWLRSPGHCRNIMGDFTLIGLSYVQRPGTKFKNYWTQVFARL; translated from the coding sequence GTGTTCACTGCGCTGACCCGCCGCACCCTGACCGCAGCCCTGCTCGCCGTGACCCTGCCGGCCGCAGCCGCCCAGGGCGGCGAAGTGTTCCGCGTCGGATACAGCGCCAGCGGCGACCGCCTCGCCCCGCTGACCGTCACGCTACGCGCGACCACGCCCGCCGGGCACCGCGTGCAGTGGACCTTCGGCGACGGTCAGAACGCCACCGGCGAGCAGATCAGCCACACCTACTACCGCCCCGGCACGTACCAGATCGAGGTAAGCCTGATCGACCCGCAGGGCCGCGTCATCAGCCGCGCCGACATCCCCCTGCAGGTGCTGGGCAGCGGCGGCGAGCGCGCCGACCTGACCGTGCTGCACGCCGCCGACGGCACCGTCCGCCTCAGCGGTCTGGGCAGTGTCGTCTACCGCCCCGGTCCCGTGCGCGTGCTGCTCAATGGCCGCGAGATCAACGGACCGCAGCGCCTCGGTACCGGGACAAACACCGCCGCTGCCGTGGCCATCACCAGCGCCGGACAGAACGTGCAGCGCCAGCTGACCCTGACCCACGCTCCCATGACCGTCAGCGCCGCCTTCGACAGCGAGGTACTGCGCCTGACCAACCAGGCGCGCGCGCAGGGCTGGAACTGCGACACCAAACGCCCCGGCGGTCCGGGACTGCCGCCCCTGAAGGGTCACCTGACGCTGGACGTCGCCGCCGAAGCTCAGTCCGCCGGGATGGCCCTGTACGGGTACTTCGACCACACCAGCACCCTGGACGGCAGCAGCCCCATGCGGCGCGTGCAGGCCGCGGGCATGACCCCCACCAGCGTCGCGGAGAACATCGCCGCCGGGCAGCAGACCCCCAAGGAGGTCGTGGACGCCTGGCTGCGCAGTCCCGGCCACTGCCGGAACATCATGGGCGACTTCACTCTGATCGGCCTGAGCTACGTGCAGCGCCCCGGCACCAAATTCAAGAACTACTGGACGCAGGTGTTCGCGCGCCTCTGA
- a CDS encoding DoxX family membrane protein: MTTILSTPVPTPGAAHTIPESRLSHLLFANTRLAPLWTLLRLYVGWQWLAAGWQKATGGGWIGADAGGAVSGFLTGALAKTSGEHPDVSGGYAWFIQQVALPNAALFSHLVTFGELTVGVALILGLFTGVAAFLGGFLNANFLLAGTVSSNPLLFILATWLVLGWRVAGWLGLDRWVLPRVGVPQARAS, from the coding sequence ATGACCACCATCCTGAGCACCCCCGTCCCCACGCCCGGCGCGGCACACACCATCCCCGAGAGCCGCCTGTCGCACCTTCTGTTCGCCAACACCCGGCTGGCCCCCCTGTGGACCCTCCTGCGCCTGTACGTGGGCTGGCAGTGGCTTGCGGCCGGCTGGCAGAAAGCCACGGGCGGCGGCTGGATCGGCGCGGATGCTGGCGGGGCAGTCAGCGGATTCCTGACAGGCGCGCTCGCCAAAACGTCCGGTGAGCATCCGGACGTCTCGGGCGGCTACGCGTGGTTCATCCAGCAGGTGGCCCTGCCGAACGCGGCGCTGTTCTCGCATCTCGTCACGTTCGGTGAACTGACCGTCGGCGTGGCCCTGATCCTGGGGCTGTTCACGGGCGTCGCGGCCTTCCTGGGCGGCTTCCTGAACGCGAACTTCCTGCTGGCGGGCACGGTCAGCAGCAACCCGCTGCTGTTCATCCTCGCCACGTGGCTGGTGCTGGGGTGGCGGGTCGCGGGCTGGCTGGGCCTGGACCGCTGGGTGCTGCCGCGCGTGGGCGTCCCGCAGGCCCGGGCGTCGTAG
- a CDS encoding DoxX family protein, protein MTPSPVSARPRVGTLLLAALFVTAGTLHFVTPGFFDRIVPPWVPLSARQATLVSGAAEVLGGLGLLHPRTRPAARWGLIALLVAVFPANVWMAQDPERFRVSPLVAWGRLPLQPLLIWAVWRAGR, encoded by the coding sequence GTGACCCCATCTCCCGTGTCCGCCCGTCCCCGCGTGGGCACCCTGCTGCTCGCGGCGCTGTTCGTCACGGCTGGCACGCTGCACTTCGTGACCCCCGGCTTCTTCGACCGGATCGTGCCGCCCTGGGTGCCCCTGAGTGCGCGGCAGGCGACGCTGGTCAGTGGCGCGGCAGAGGTGCTGGGCGGTCTGGGCCTGCTGCACCCGCGCACCCGCCCGGCGGCCCGCTGGGGCCTGATCGCGCTGCTGGTCGCGGTGTTCCCCGCGAACGTGTGGATGGCGCAGGACCCGGAGCGGTTCCGGGTCAGTCCGCTGGTGGCGTGGGGGCGCCTGCCGCTGCAACCCCTGCTAATCTGGGCGGTGTGGCGCGCGGGCCGCTGA
- a CDS encoding GNAT family N-acetyltransferase codes for MTLHLRPRSPDDLPELVTVLRAVHERMGYPSVWPDNPAAFVQGRGEAWVAEQDGQLVGQVMLAPLPEPRPDWVREAQVPLEVKRLFVSPDAQRGGTARALLAHALSEARRRGAFSVLQVNESSVPALRLYEREGWRFVARTRAPWTDPDGSHPWVRVYAQPSS; via the coding sequence ATGACGCTGCACCTCCGCCCCCGTTCGCCCGACGACCTGCCGGAACTGGTCACCGTGCTTCGCGCCGTGCACGAGCGAATGGGGTACCCGTCGGTGTGGCCCGACAACCCGGCGGCGTTCGTGCAGGGGCGCGGCGAGGCGTGGGTGGCCGAGCAGGACGGGCAGCTGGTCGGGCAGGTCATGCTCGCCCCGCTGCCCGAGCCTCGCCCGGACTGGGTGCGGGAGGCGCAGGTGCCGCTGGAGGTCAAGCGGCTGTTCGTCAGCCCGGACGCACAGCGGGGCGGGACTGCGCGGGCGCTGCTGGCCCACGCCCTCAGTGAGGCGCGCCGGCGCGGGGCGTTCAGCGTGCTACAGGTGAACGAGTCCAGCGTGCCCGCCTTGCGCCTGTACGAGCGCGAGGGCTGGCGGTTCGTGGCGCGAACCCGCGCGCCCTGGACGGATCCGGACGGTTCGCACCCTTGGGTGCGGGTCTACGCGCAGCCCTCCTCTTGA
- a CDS encoding metallophosphoesterase family protein, whose translation MRVAVISDVHGNAFALDAVLREVRAASPDLIVNLGDQAEGSSDPARALGIQAELAAAGALEVRGNNEEKLWPGGRRSALSRSYGAWLAAHTDPALLARVAALPLTARAEGLLACHGTPDSAWDSLLWVWDHGGYYRARDPRELRATLDPLGAEVVLCGHTHRAGTTRVGDTLLVNAGSVSDQVDGDPRARWTRLDRVNGQWAVTFHAVPYDIEAAVTWACTHTPFGDGEAKLLRTGTMDARGDGVWEGPQP comes from the coding sequence ATGAGGGTCGCGGTGATCAGTGACGTGCACGGGAACGCCTTCGCGCTGGACGCGGTGCTGCGCGAGGTCCGCGCGGCCAGTCCGGACCTGATCGTGAACCTGGGCGATCAGGCCGAGGGGAGCTCCGACCCCGCCCGCGCACTCGGCATTCAGGCGGAACTCGCGGCCGCGGGCGCGCTGGAGGTCCGGGGGAACAACGAGGAGAAACTCTGGCCCGGCGGGCGCCGCTCGGCCCTGTCACGGTCGTACGGGGCGTGGCTCGCGGCGCACACCGACCCGGCGCTGCTGGCCCGCGTGGCGGCGCTGCCGCTGACCGCCCGCGCGGAGGGACTGCTGGCCTGCCATGGCACGCCGGACAGCGCCTGGGACAGCCTGCTGTGGGTGTGGGACCACGGCGGGTACTACCGCGCCCGCGACCCGCGCGAACTGCGCGCCACGCTGGACCCGCTGGGCGCGGAGGTCGTCCTGTGCGGTCACACGCACCGCGCCGGGACGACCCGCGTGGGCGACACGCTGCTCGTGAACGCCGGATCGGTCAGCGATCAGGTGGACGGCGACCCCCGCGCCCGCTGGACGAGGCTGGACCGCGTGAACGGACAGTGGGCCGTCACCTTCCACGCCGTGCCGTACGACATCGAGGCGGCGGTGACCTGGGCCTGCACCCACACGCCCTTCGGGGACGGCGAGGCGAAACTGCTGCGCACCGGCACCATGGACGCCCGCGGGGACGGCGTGTGGGAAGGACCGCAACCCTGA
- a CDS encoding Bax inhibitor-1/YccA family protein, with translation MQTYPTTARSTDIVRTFMARTYSWMAAGLALTAGVAYLTSTNEALMMQVLQLRLPLILAQLALVFVLSMFAQRLSSAVAGMLFIAYAALTGLTFSALLLVYSQSAVTAAFVSTAGTFALMSVAGFVIKKDLSAMGRFFMFAVIGLFVAMIVNLFIASGPLTMIISVVGVLLFAGLTAYDTQMLRNLALSGVQGEMAERAAINGALALYLDFVNMFLFILRLFGGSRD, from the coding sequence ATGCAGACCTATCCCACCACTGCCCGTTCGACCGACATCGTGCGGACGTTCATGGCCCGCACCTATTCCTGGATGGCCGCCGGTCTGGCGCTGACCGCCGGGGTCGCCTACCTGACCTCCACCAACGAGGCGCTGATGATGCAGGTGCTGCAGCTGCGCCTGCCGCTGATCCTGGCGCAGCTGGCGCTGGTGTTCGTGCTGAGCATGTTCGCGCAGCGCCTCTCAAGCGCCGTGGCGGGCATGCTGTTCATCGCGTACGCCGCGCTGACCGGCCTGACGTTCTCCGCGCTGCTGCTGGTGTACTCGCAGAGTGCGGTGACGGCGGCGTTCGTGTCGACGGCGGGCACGTTCGCGCTGATGAGCGTGGCGGGCTTCGTGATCAAGAAGGACCTCAGCGCCATGGGCCGCTTCTTCATGTTCGCGGTGATCGGCCTGTTCGTGGCGATGATCGTGAACCTGTTCATCGCCAGTGGCCCCCTGACGATGATCATCAGCGTGGTGGGCGTTCTGCTGTTCGCGGGCCTGACCGCGTACGACACGCAGATGCTGCGCAACCTCGCGCTGAGTGGCGTGCAGGGCGAGATGGCCGAGCGAGCCGCGATCAACGGCGCGCTGGCGCTGTACCTGGACTTCGTGAACATGTTCCTGTTCATCCTGCGTCTGTTCGGCGGCAGCCGCGACTGA